One segment of Desulfosudis oleivorans Hxd3 DNA contains the following:
- a CDS encoding N-acyl homoserine lactonase family protein, with protein sequence MTTYTIHPIVMGTKVFDKSMMTYQFGAGTPYTIPIYCWYIKGGDKTILVDTGERNPICSAEREAAIGGKIYTFEEGLARWGIKPEAIDVVIHTHLHNDHCENDDKCPNAVFYVHERELAHLHAPHPLDIRYVEDYLETVEENGQVVTVEGNTDIVDGIRVIHTPVHTEGGLTVLIQTPAGTAAITGFCVIDENFNPPKEARAMEMEVIPPGTVVNSYKAYDIMQAVRSMADILLPLHEPRFAAMGTIPE encoded by the coding sequence ATGACCACATACACCATCCATCCCATCGTGATGGGGACCAAGGTGTTTGACAAGAGCATGATGACCTACCAGTTCGGCGCCGGCACCCCGTATACCATTCCTATCTACTGCTGGTATATCAAGGGCGGCGACAAGACCATCCTGGTGGACACCGGGGAACGGAATCCCATCTGCTCGGCGGAACGGGAAGCGGCCATCGGCGGAAAGATCTATACCTTTGAGGAGGGCCTGGCCCGGTGGGGTATAAAACCGGAAGCCATCGACGTTGTGATTCACACCCACCTTCACAATGACCATTGTGAAAACGATGACAAGTGTCCCAACGCGGTGTTTTACGTGCACGAAAGGGAACTGGCCCATCTTCATGCCCCCCATCCCCTGGATATCCGGTATGTGGAAGATTACCTGGAAACCGTTGAAGAAAACGGCCAGGTGGTCACGGTGGAGGGCAACACCGATATTGTGGATGGCATTCGCGTGATTCACACGCCGGTGCACACCGAGGGCGGGCTCACGGTGCTGATTCAGACCCCTGCCGGCACCGCGGCCATTACAGGGTTCTGCGTGATCGACGAAAATTTTAATCCCCCTAAAGAGGCACGGGCCATGGAGATGGAGGTGATTCCGCCGGGCACCGTGGTCAACAGCTACAAGGCCTATGACATCATGCAGGCGGTCCGGTCCATGGCGGATATCCTGCTGCCGCTGCATGAGCCCCGGTTCGCGGCCATGGGCACCATACCTGAATAA
- a CDS encoding CGGC domain-containing protein produces MEKVAVVGCGAYMDNGYGCPGEWRCLKAAALGEGKFEAPATVVAFIKCECPGRCLVPNVGMAMKLSEIKPDRIYLSSCLANAKPGCPYSNAEEMAKMIEGKFGIPVVTGTHDYH; encoded by the coding sequence ATGGAAAAAGTTGCGGTTGTGGGATGCGGAGCGTACATGGACAATGGATACGGATGTCCCGGCGAGTGGCGGTGCCTGAAAGCCGCGGCCCTGGGCGAGGGCAAGTTTGAGGCCCCCGCAACGGTGGTTGCCTTTATCAAGTGCGAGTGCCCGGGCCGCTGCCTGGTGCCCAACGTGGGCATGGCCATGAAACTGTCCGAGATCAAGCCGGACAGGATATACCTGAGCAGCTGCCTGGCCAATGCCAAGCCCGGCTGCCCTTACAGCAACGCGGAAGAGATGGCAAAAATGATCGAAGGCAAGTTCGGCATTCCCGTGGTGACCGGGACCCATGATTATCATTAA
- a CDS encoding NifB/NifX family molybdenum-iron cluster-binding protein yields MKVAVSSTGTDLSSQIDPRFGRCAYFVVVNTEDMGFTAFPNEGVGLSGGAGVQAASFIASQGVSAVLTGNCGPKALQGLSAADIKIYAGLSGSVADAVEKFKSGTLQEVTEATVAEKAGVAGGGGRGVSGGGRGMGGGGGRGMGGGGGGGRGRGMM; encoded by the coding sequence ATGAAAGTGGCGGTCAGTTCAACCGGAACGGACCTGTCTTCACAGATCGATCCGCGCTTCGGCCGGTGTGCCTATTTTGTGGTGGTCAATACAGAAGATATGGGGTTTACGGCTTTTCCCAACGAAGGGGTGGGCCTGAGCGGCGGTGCCGGTGTGCAGGCCGCCAGTTTCATTGCCTCCCAGGGGGTGTCGGCGGTGCTTACCGGAAACTGCGGGCCCAAGGCGTTGCAGGGCCTTTCAGCGGCCGACATCAAGATTTACGCGGGCCTGTCCGGAAGCGTGGCTGATGCCGTGGAAAAGTTTAAAAGCGGTACGCTTCAGGAAGTGACCGAAGCCACGGTGGCGGAAAAGGCCGGTGTGGCCGGCGGTGGTGGCCGTGGCGTAAGCGGCGGTGGTCGTGGCATGGGCGGTGGCGGCGGCCGGGGCATGGGAGGTGGTGGTGGCGGTGGCCGGGGCCGTGGCATGATGTAA
- a CDS encoding response regulator — protein MQALLVGSNRPAFTAMSAALEAAGFAVKWADTCESALAVSEAGPLDLVIVDERVEGADGLECIKTMVTRNPFLNCAAVSTRSPEDFHEASEGLGVLMQLPPVPGEAHARKLIDHLSAILNLGKKAGKKERAK, from the coding sequence ATGCAAGCCTTGCTGGTGGGATCGAACCGGCCTGCTTTTACAGCGATGTCCGCCGCGCTGGAGGCAGCGGGTTTTGCGGTCAAATGGGCCGATACATGTGAAAGCGCGTTGGCCGTGTCGGAGGCCGGACCCCTGGACCTGGTGATAGTAGACGAGCGGGTTGAAGGCGCCGACGGCCTGGAATGCATAAAAACAATGGTGACACGCAATCCTTTTCTCAACTGCGCGGCAGTGAGCACCCGGTCGCCGGAGGACTTTCACGAGGCCAGCGAGGGGTTGGGCGTGCTGATGCAGCTTCCCCCTGTTCCGGGAGAGGCACATGCCCGTAAGTTGATCGATCATTTGAGTGCCATTTTAAACCTGGGAAAAAAAGCGGGTAAAAAGGAGCGTGCAAAATGA
- a CDS encoding 4Fe-4S binding protein gives MKELVILSGKGGTGKTSLTAAFAAITNNRVLCDADVDAADLHLLMAPAVKQETDFTGGGIAEIDPDRCTSCGRCLELCRFEAIRDDFVVDPIACEGCGVCVDLCPEQAIDFPIQTCGQWYISGTRFGPMVHARLGIAEENSGKLVALVRQEARKLAEAQNLDLILTDGPPGVGCPVIASLGGATALLIVAEPTVSGIHDMGRAAELAAHFKVPAMVCVNKYDLNPDQSDAIEALCRDRGLAFVGRIPFDPVFTKAMVYGKTVFEYDAKAEVTEAVRRLWETIAASPEMNPA, from the coding sequence ATGAAGGAACTGGTGATTTTAAGCGGCAAGGGCGGCACCGGCAAAACCAGCCTGACCGCTGCTTTCGCGGCCATTACCAATAACCGGGTACTGTGCGACGCGGACGTGGATGCCGCGGACCTGCATCTGCTCATGGCGCCCGCCGTAAAGCAGGAGACCGATTTTACCGGCGGCGGTATTGCTGAAATAGACCCGGACCGTTGCACTTCCTGTGGACGGTGCCTCGAGCTGTGCCGGTTTGAGGCCATTCGCGACGATTTTGTGGTCGACCCCATTGCCTGCGAAGGATGCGGCGTGTGCGTGGACCTCTGCCCGGAACAGGCCATTGACTTTCCCATTCAGACCTGTGGGCAGTGGTATATATCAGGCACCCGGTTCGGCCCCATGGTCCATGCCCGGCTGGGCATTGCCGAGGAGAACTCCGGCAAGCTGGTGGCCCTGGTGCGGCAGGAGGCCCGCAAGCTGGCCGAGGCCCAAAATCTGGACCTGATATTGACCGACGGGCCGCCCGGCGTGGGCTGCCCGGTGATCGCCTCCCTGGGCGGGGCAACGGCCCTGCTGATCGTGGCCGAGCCCACGGTCTCGGGCATTCACGACATGGGCCGGGCCGCCGAGCTGGCAGCCCACTTCAAGGTGCCGGCCATGGTGTGCGTGAACAAATACGACTTGAACCCGGACCAGTCGGACGCCATTGAGGCCCTGTGCCGGGACCGGGGACTCGCCTTTGTGGGCCGGATTCCCTTTGACCCGGTGTTTACAAAGGCCATGGTTTACGGCAAAACAGTTTTTGAATATGATGCAAAAGCCGAAGTCACCGAGGCGGTGCGACGGTTGTGGGAGACCATTGCCGCGTCGCCTGAAATGAATCCGGCATAA
- a CDS encoding NifB/NifX family molybdenum-iron cluster-binding protein: protein MKDGRIAVPSNGAGGLDGTRSGHFGHCDVFTLVDVKDGQIAQVSTISNQEHVQGGCMVPVNLLAEHRVNALVVGGIGMRPLAGFRQVGIDVYHDDQRPEIRPVVEDLIAGKLLQIRDDQVCGGGGGH from the coding sequence ATGAAAGACGGAAGAATCGCCGTCCCCTCCAACGGAGCGGGCGGCCTGGACGGCACGCGGTCCGGCCATTTCGGCCACTGTGACGTGTTTACCCTGGTGGACGTGAAAGACGGCCAGATCGCCCAGGTTTCCACCATTTCCAACCAGGAGCATGTTCAGGGCGGGTGCATGGTGCCGGTGAACCTTTTGGCGGAACACAGGGTCAACGCCCTGGTGGTGGGCGGTATCGGCATGCGCCCCCTGGCCGGTTTCCGGCAGGTGGGCATCGACGTGTACCACGACGATCAGCGGCCCGAAATCCGCCCCGTGGTGGAAGACCTGATCGCCGGCAAGCTGCTCCAGATCCGGGACGACCAGGTGTGTGGCGGGGGCGGCGGCCACTAG
- a CDS encoding transglutaminase-like domain-containing protein → MKRFAVGLLACVTFFTGPAFAENYLLNGGQDSAIAYQMVQSITPAPDTRKLFLSYVKPVSFTSPTYNQAVESVNITFSVAPDSQTSKTDENGNTIMEAAWNNPAQPVSATLAFNVKNSVRLDTLKTSAPFPVAGLPDAVKPYLAATDQVPASDPAITQKARELTASAETQFDAVRRVLTWVIDHMRYVQPPESYDAMYAFTSGKGNCQNYSHLSAALMRAAGIPVRIVNGVTLKNPYEIKQGDTVLIMKNAEGRHSWIEVYFPDLKWVPFDPQCTELFVSNRFIRVEVGLDNNDTENDGLIRWTRVKGSTGKPSFREDIRADFLSDNVTLAGTKTDYGPKNKMFGPPVTAAFQKVTKVYKEPEPEPVKPERLKTLVFSEPFVFGNLEFPKHLDFQTARARTEEAPDGSMKMVKTFLVETAEYVTTQGKKYAQSFVLDRPVKLSAIGLALHNFSSDGQLWVELFTDKNGIPDQQMAVSDMVFLADRVYKPGYDWVNFAFAGQEIVLQPGRYWAALGFTGGPIVNWFFSYGKPTGPQDGTRYRTLFDEQWSHSHAFEFNYRVTGLAPKDFKAE, encoded by the coding sequence ATGAAACGTTTTGCTGTTGGCCTACTGGCCTGCGTCACTTTTTTTACCGGCCCGGCTTTTGCCGAGAACTATCTGCTCAACGGCGGCCAGGACTCTGCCATCGCCTACCAGATGGTCCAGTCCATTACCCCGGCCCCGGACACGCGCAAGCTGTTTTTAAGCTACGTAAAGCCGGTTTCCTTTACCTCTCCCACTTACAACCAGGCGGTGGAGTCGGTAAACATCACCTTTTCGGTGGCGCCGGACAGCCAGACCTCAAAAACCGACGAGAACGGCAACACCATCATGGAGGCCGCCTGGAACAACCCTGCCCAGCCCGTGTCCGCCACTCTGGCCTTTAACGTGAAAAACAGCGTCCGGCTGGACACGCTGAAGACCTCGGCCCCGTTCCCGGTGGCCGGGCTTCCCGACGCGGTGAAGCCCTACCTTGCCGCCACCGATCAGGTGCCGGCGTCCGACCCGGCCATCACACAAAAGGCCCGGGAGCTCACCGCCTCGGCCGAAACCCAGTTCGACGCGGTGCGCCGGGTCCTCACCTGGGTGATCGACCACATGCGTTACGTGCAGCCGCCGGAAAGCTACGACGCCATGTACGCTTTCACCTCCGGCAAGGGCAACTGCCAGAACTACTCCCACCTGTCCGCGGCCCTGATGCGGGCGGCCGGTATTCCGGTGCGCATCGTCAACGGCGTGACCCTGAAAAACCCCTACGAGATCAAACAGGGCGACACCGTGCTGATCATGAAAAACGCCGAAGGCCGCCACTCCTGGATCGAGGTCTATTTTCCGGATTTAAAGTGGGTGCCCTTTGATCCCCAGTGTACCGAGCTGTTTGTAAGCAACCGGTTCATCCGCGTGGAGGTGGGCCTGGACAACAACGACACGGAAAACGACGGCCTGATCCGGTGGACCCGGGTAAAGGGTTCCACCGGCAAGCCTTCGTTCCGGGAAGATATTCGAGCCGACTTTCTGTCCGACAACGTGACCCTGGCCGGCACCAAAACCGACTACGGGCCCAAAAACAAGATGTTCGGCCCGCCGGTGACCGCCGCGTTCCAGAAAGTGACCAAGGTGTACAAGGAGCCCGAGCCCGAGCCGGTAAAGCCGGAGCGGTTAAAGACCCTGGTCTTTTCCGAGCCCTTTGTGTTCGGCAACCTGGAGTTTCCAAAGCACCTGGACTTTCAGACGGCCCGTGCCCGCACCGAAGAGGCCCCGGACGGCAGCATGAAGATGGTCAAGACCTTTCTGGTGGAGACCGCCGAATACGTAACCACCCAGGGGAAAAAGTACGCCCAGTCCTTTGTTCTGGACAGGCCGGTGAAGCTGTCGGCCATCGGCCTGGCCCTGCACAACTTCAGCTCGGACGGCCAGCTCTGGGTGGAGCTGTTTACCGACAAAAACGGCATTCCCGACCAGCAGATGGCGGTAAGCGACATGGTGTTTCTGGCCGACCGGGTGTACAAGCCCGGCTACGACTGGGTGAATTTCGCGTTTGCCGGCCAGGAGATCGTGCTGCAGCCGGGCCGCTACTGGGCGGCCCTTGGATTTACCGGCGGGCCCATCGTGAACTGGTTTTTCTCCTACGGCAAGCCCACCGGGCCCCAGGACGGCACCCGGTACCGGACCCTGTTTGACGAGCAGTGGAGCCACAGCCACGCCTTTGAGTTCAACTACCGGGTCACCGGCCTGGCGCCAAAGGATTTTAAGGCCGAATAG
- a CDS encoding acetate--CoA ligase family protein produces MAKTQLDFTASADLLEAYGIPILGKMVTDPQQAVQVARDLGYPVVLKAISEKIIHKTDAQVVFLNLKTEEAVKNALDRLMENVKQAGAGLPDGILVQKMADPGFELLVGAKQDPGFGPVTMVGHGGRFVELWADVQPGIGILTETDVEEMLSQTMAGTVLNGFRGPALDKPAVIRLAINVSRFMADHPEINELDLNPVIVYEQGYAIVDCRLIADDPITVPSGTDLSEEKMKSLKAVFSPRSVAIVGASRPGTMGGIILKNCLGIPTVYPINPKLKTVQGLTCYPDFDALPEAPDLGVFAVNAEATVESFERFCKAGGRGAIIFSDGFAEIGRKDLEERLLELSIQYDVAYIGPNCMGVIDNFSKVNTLFIPEHRTSVIRGSSGIGIISQSGGVGLELMEMMEADNLDLGMWVSCGNASSVGVAEILAHMGNDPRIKVIAIYMEGFDNGLKLMQVGKTVSAKKPVLVIKGGTGGGAAATLSHTASLAGSHEAFKACCRQAGFYLVEELTEDPKVLVNILSMLSSQPAAGGNRVAVVSVGGGAGILLADRVTEECMELAEFAPETRKALQDLMADNIKTARPEDKATIVAGIGSNPLDLFGNCDDDRLLAALRIIADDPNTDIILTAIYLQVPYLSEYLPERLIDLQRDLKKPLIVSPRGFSKHVARSRAYLYSKKFHTYTVPMIKPMSIAIKVWCDYGRSFIPEE; encoded by the coding sequence ATGGCCAAAACCCAGTTGGATTTCACAGCGTCCGCCGACCTGCTTGAAGCATATGGAATTCCCATTCTTGGCAAAATGGTCACTGATCCGCAACAGGCGGTCCAGGTCGCCCGGGACCTTGGATACCCCGTTGTTTTAAAGGCCATATCGGAAAAGATCATTCACAAAACCGATGCCCAGGTTGTATTTCTGAACCTCAAAACCGAAGAGGCCGTCAAAAATGCCCTGGACCGCCTGATGGAAAACGTGAAACAGGCCGGCGCCGGTCTGCCGGACGGCATCCTGGTGCAGAAAATGGCCGACCCCGGATTTGAACTCCTGGTGGGGGCCAAGCAGGACCCCGGGTTCGGACCGGTGACCATGGTGGGCCATGGCGGCCGCTTTGTTGAGCTGTGGGCAGACGTTCAGCCCGGTATCGGCATTCTGACCGAAACCGATGTTGAAGAAATGCTTTCCCAGACCATGGCCGGCACCGTTCTGAACGGGTTTCGCGGCCCGGCCCTGGACAAACCGGCTGTAATTCGGCTTGCCATAAACGTATCCCGGTTCATGGCCGACCATCCGGAAATTAACGAACTGGACTTAAATCCCGTGATCGTCTACGAACAGGGATACGCCATCGTGGACTGCCGGCTCATTGCCGATGATCCCATTACCGTACCGTCCGGCACCGACCTTTCCGAAGAAAAAATGAAAAGCCTGAAAGCCGTTTTCAGCCCCCGGTCCGTTGCCATTGTGGGCGCCTCCCGGCCCGGCACCATGGGCGGCATCATTCTGAAAAACTGCCTCGGCATCCCCACCGTCTACCCCATCAACCCCAAGCTGAAAACCGTCCAGGGCCTGACCTGCTACCCGGATTTTGACGCCCTGCCCGAAGCCCCGGACCTGGGGGTTTTTGCCGTCAACGCCGAAGCCACGGTGGAAAGCTTTGAGCGATTCTGCAAGGCAGGCGGCCGGGGCGCCATCATCTTCAGCGACGGATTTGCCGAAATCGGCAGAAAAGACCTGGAAGAGCGGCTCCTGGAGTTGAGCATACAATATGACGTGGCCTATATCGGCCCCAACTGCATGGGGGTGATTGACAATTTTTCAAAGGTCAACACCCTGTTCATACCGGAACACCGCACCAGCGTCATCAGGGGGTCCAGCGGTATCGGCATCATCTCCCAGAGCGGCGGCGTGGGCCTTGAACTGATGGAAATGATGGAGGCCGACAACCTGGATCTTGGCATGTGGGTGAGCTGCGGAAACGCCAGCTCCGTGGGCGTGGCGGAAATTCTGGCCCACATGGGAAACGACCCCAGAATAAAGGTGATCGCCATCTACATGGAAGGTTTTGACAACGGCCTCAAGCTGATGCAGGTGGGCAAAACGGTTTCGGCAAAAAAACCGGTGCTGGTCATCAAGGGCGGCACCGGGGGCGGGGCCGCGGCCACCCTCTCCCATACCGCTTCTCTGGCCGGCAGCCACGAGGCCTTCAAGGCCTGCTGCCGCCAGGCCGGTTTTTACCTTGTGGAAGAGCTGACAGAAGACCCCAAGGTCCTGGTCAACATTCTCTCCATGCTCAGTTCCCAGCCGGCGGCCGGAGGCAACCGGGTGGCCGTGGTCAGCGTGGGGGGCGGTGCCGGCATCCTGCTGGCCGACCGGGTGACCGAAGAGTGCATGGAGCTGGCCGAGTTTGCGCCGGAAACCAGAAAGGCCCTTCAGGACCTGATGGCGGACAATATCAAAACCGCCCGGCCGGAAGACAAGGCCACCATTGTTGCCGGCATCGGCTCAAACCCGCTGGACCTGTTCGGCAACTGTGATGACGACCGCCTGCTGGCCGCCCTGCGGATTATCGCCGACGACCCCAACACGGACATCATCCTCACCGCGATCTACCTGCAGGTGCCCTACCTGTCTGAATACCTGCCCGAGCGGCTCATTGACCTGCAAAGAGACCTTAAAAAACCCCTGATCGTCTCCCCGCGCGGGTTTTCCAAACACGTGGCCAGAAGCAGGGCCTACCTGTATTCAAAAAAATTTCACACCTACACCGTGCCCATGATAAAGCCCATGAGCATTGCCATCAAGGTGTGGTGTGATTACGGAAGATCGTTTATTCCGGAGGAGTAG
- a CDS encoding class I SAM-dependent methyltransferase codes for MDDYQLLIDLHKSADRQGPGGDAETEQAIFLAMPDRSKPLKIADIGCGTGASALLLARLPKAQITAVDFLEDFLEVLEDRAASMGLSEKITTLCGSMDNLPFQDEAYDVIWSEGAIYNIGFEKGVKAWRRYLPVGGLLVVSEITWLTASRPPELQKYWEAEYPEIDTAASKIAVLEKHGYSPVGYFVLPAHCWLENYYRPMQNRFKEFLDRHKNSKAAQAVVEAEIREIKMYEQYKPYYSYGVYVAKKVDQQP; via the coding sequence GTGGACGATTATCAACTCTTGATAGACCTTCACAAAAGCGCGGACCGGCAGGGTCCGGGCGGGGATGCAGAGACCGAACAGGCGATTTTCCTGGCCATGCCGGACCGGTCGAAACCATTAAAAATTGCCGACATCGGTTGCGGCACGGGCGCTTCTGCCCTGCTGCTGGCCCGCCTGCCAAAGGCCCAAATTACGGCGGTGGATTTTCTTGAAGATTTTCTTGAAGTGCTTGAAGACAGGGCTGCAAGCATGGGGCTTTCTGAGAAAATAACGACCCTGTGCGGGTCAATGGACAACCTGCCGTTTCAAGATGAGGCATATGATGTCATCTGGTCTGAAGGGGCGATATATAACATCGGGTTTGAAAAAGGCGTAAAGGCGTGGCGCCGTTATCTGCCGGTAGGCGGCCTGCTGGTTGTCTCGGAGATTACCTGGCTTACCGCCTCCCGCCCGCCGGAACTCCAGAAATACTGGGAAGCCGAATATCCCGAAATAGACACGGCCGCTTCAAAGATTGCCGTGCTGGAGAAGCACGGCTACTCACCGGTTGGATATTTTGTCCTGCCCGCGCATTGCTGGCTGGAGAATTATTATCGGCCCATGCAGAACCGTTTTAAGGAGTTCCTTGACCGGCACAAAAACAGCAAAGCGGCACAGGCGGTCGTGGAAGCCGAAATCCGGGAAATCAAAATGTATGAGCAATACAAACCATATTACAGCTATGGGGTGTATGTCGCAAAAAAGGTGGATCAGCAGCCATAA
- a CDS encoding ATP-binding protein encodes MIISVASGKGGTGKTTVATNLAVALGPDVQVLDCDVEEPNAHLFLKPAFTDMEAVMVMVPAVDEEKCTYCRKCAEICRFRAIAVLGETILTFPELCHSCGGCIEVCPEDAVYETSRKVGVVERGTGVGDTAFVHGRLRVSEAMAPPLIKRVRAYTRPSGLTIIDAPPGTSCPVIASVKDADFVVMVTEPTPFGLHDLKLGVEAVRMLGLPCGLVINRSDIGNDEVWRYAEAENLPILMEMPFDRGIAEAYSRGEMVVERFPEWREKFVDMYGRITQLVEKGGRK; translated from the coding sequence ATGATCATCAGTGTTGCCAGCGGAAAGGGCGGCACCGGAAAGACCACGGTGGCCACCAACCTGGCCGTGGCCCTGGGCCCGGACGTTCAGGTGTTGGACTGCGACGTGGAAGAACCCAATGCCCACCTGTTTTTAAAGCCGGCCTTCACCGACATGGAGGCCGTGATGGTGATGGTGCCGGCTGTTGACGAAGAAAAATGCACCTACTGCCGCAAGTGCGCCGAGATATGCCGGTTTCGCGCCATTGCCGTGCTGGGTGAGACCATCCTCACCTTTCCCGAGCTGTGCCACAGCTGCGGGGGCTGCATTGAAGTCTGCCCGGAAGACGCCGTGTATGAAACCAGCCGCAAGGTGGGTGTGGTGGAGCGGGGCACCGGCGTGGGCGACACCGCTTTTGTGCATGGCCGCCTGCGCGTGAGCGAGGCCATGGCCCCGCCCCTGATTAAAAGGGTGCGGGCCTATACCCGGCCCAGCGGTCTGACCATTATTGACGCGCCGCCCGGCACGTCGTGTCCGGTAATCGCGTCGGTTAAGGATGCCGATTTCGTGGTGATGGTGACCGAACCCACGCCCTTTGGCCTGCATGATCTGAAGCTGGGGGTGGAGGCGGTGCGGATGCTGGGCCTGCCCTGCGGCCTGGTGATCAACCGCAGCGACATCGGCAATGATGAAGTGTGGCGTTACGCCGAGGCGGAAAACCTGCCCATCCTGATGGAGATGCCGTTTGACCGGGGCATTGCCGAGGCTTACTCCCGGGGGGAGATGGTGGTGGAGCGGTTCCCCGAGTGGCGGGAAAAATTTGTGGACATGTATGGCCGGATCACCCAACTGGTGGAGAAAGGGGGCCGCAAATGA
- a CDS encoding phenylacetate--CoA ligase family protein: protein MNQAVEPAPTSLEAEKAQQSLWRLLPRFRGTPWFDQLLANEFLPPDVQERRQLAMLQRTVARAFETVPYYGDRFQAAFGRPDIGRLSDLARLPVLTRLDIQAHFDRMQSTALKPGQPMLPTQTSGSTGQPVTVLHTVESRRMFGLLKQRELRWFRWNPEKTLAAVRSANEIPFSDDNRTAFENTFFCQTPHWPVIGSCFHTGPFCGMSCTAPLETQVRWLDHVQPHYLMVIASKLEHLAFGYQQRPVPETLEAALSISQELTPRMRAFVEAVFRVPVHQNYGINEVGIIASRCPEGGRYHVNTELCVVEIVDADGQPCKPGQKGRLLVTALANDAMPLIRYDTGDLAEAMEGPCPCGRTLPSFGMVHGRYNSIVSLPDGYWNYWIAFVGNFSSMPSHLMQYIRQFQMHLFRDNIFELRLALTPGRPEALIEYVKSAWRPDTDNPPAMRIVEVDGFPEPANGKFQMFTSDYITQPPIK, encoded by the coding sequence GTGAACCAGGCGGTTGAACCTGCCCCCACCTCCCTGGAAGCGGAAAAGGCCCAGCAATCGTTGTGGCGCCTTCTGCCCCGTTTTCGTGGAACTCCCTGGTTTGATCAACTGCTGGCAAACGAGTTCCTTCCGCCTGATGTTCAGGAGCGCCGGCAGCTGGCCATGCTGCAGCGCACCGTGGCACGCGCCTTTGAAACGGTTCCATACTATGGTGATCGTTTCCAGGCCGCCTTTGGCCGGCCCGATATTGGACGGTTGTCTGACCTTGCCCGGCTGCCGGTGCTGACACGCCTCGATATTCAGGCCCACTTTGACCGCATGCAGTCCACGGCCTTGAAACCGGGGCAGCCCATGCTGCCCACGCAGACGTCAGGGTCAACGGGACAGCCCGTGACCGTGCTGCACACCGTGGAAAGCCGCCGCATGTTCGGCCTGCTCAAGCAGCGGGAGCTGCGCTGGTTTCGGTGGAATCCTGAAAAAACCCTGGCCGCTGTCCGGTCGGCCAACGAGATCCCGTTTTCAGACGACAACCGGACCGCCTTTGAGAACACCTTTTTTTGTCAAACCCCTCACTGGCCGGTGATCGGCAGCTGTTTTCATACCGGCCCTTTTTGCGGCATGAGCTGCACCGCGCCTCTTGAGACCCAGGTCCGGTGGCTGGACCATGTACAACCCCACTACCTGATGGTGATCGCTTCCAAGCTGGAGCACCTGGCCTTTGGATACCAGCAGCGGCCCGTGCCGGAAACCCTGGAGGCGGCGCTTTCCATTTCCCAGGAGCTGACCCCGCGGATGCGCGCCTTTGTTGAGGCCGTTTTTCGCGTGCCGGTACACCAGAACTACGGGATCAACGAAGTGGGGATCATTGCCTCCCGCTGCCCCGAGGGGGGCCGGTATCACGTCAACACCGAGCTCTGTGTGGTGGAGATCGTGGACGCCGACGGTCAGCCCTGCAAGCCGGGCCAAAAAGGCCGGCTCCTGGTCACGGCCCTGGCCAACGACGCCATGCCCCTGATTCGTTACGACACCGGGGACCTGGCAGAAGCCATGGAAGGACCCTGTCCCTGCGGCCGGACCCTGCCTTCCTTTGGCATGGTTCACGGCCGGTACAACAGCATTGTGTCGTTGCCCGACGGATACTGGAATTACTGGATCGCCTTTGTGGGCAACTTTTCGTCAATGCCATCTCACCTGATGCAGTACATTCGGCAGTTCCAGATGCATCTTTTTCGGGACAATATCTTTGAGCTGCGCCTGGCCTTAACGCCGGGCCGGCCGGAGGCACTGATTGAATATGTGAAAAGCGCCTGGAGGCCGGATACAGACAACCCGCCGGCCATGCGCATCGTGGAGGTGGACGGTTTTCCGGAACCGGCCAATGGCAAGTTTCAGATGTTTACATCGGACTATATCACGCAACCGCCAATCAAATGA